The genomic interval TCATCTGTCTCCAGGGtttcctgctcttccctcttctgccCTGTCCTGTCCTCTCTTTCACATACACTGTGTGACTCCTGCAGAAGGAAGGCGGGTGAATCAAACATGTGCCAAAGGGCAGAGCGTGCCAGAGAAGGGAGCTACAAGCTGATCCTTCCAGCACTCCaaagaggaaatggaaacaaGGCAGCAAACATCTCTGTCCCTCCTGCCAAGCACAGGAGCTGCTGAACTTCAAGTCTTGTATCCCTCTCTCAAAGAGAATACCATACAGAAGACGGAGCCCAAAGCACTTCCACAAGAAGGCACAGCTGGCCCAAAAAGGGACGGACTGCCACGTGCACTTTGGTAGCTTGGAAAAGCAGCCCATGCCTTCCTAGCTCAATCAGTGCCAAACCACAAAATCCCACTCGGAGTCAGCAGTGCCCAGCAAGAGGGGGAACCTGCGAACCACAGATCGCTTCAGCACGTGTTTCCTGGAAGACAGACCACACAGGACTTCCCAGTCAGGCAGGCACCTCCTTCAGGCTGCCCTGGATTGAGATAAGGGGTTTACTGCACTAGTTACTGATCTCACTGCAGGAGAGGCACAACATTCGTTAGAAAGGTTTGTAGTTTCGACACAGAGGCAGCCTAGTAACAgtcattgttttttttcagtcaagaGAAGGCCTACTCAGCAGCTTTCTCTCCCTACCACCTCTGAACCTTCTTCAGAACAGCCCTGCAGGAAGCAGGACAAATAGAGGCATTCCCACAGTCATTAACAGCTAGTCTTAAACAAACAACGGGAGAACTCCGGAACAGGCCAGAGCCCAGAGCCCCAGGGGCTGCATCCTTCCAGCTGCAAACAATGGAAATGCCCCTCAGCACACTGCAATGCCGGCTGGGGAAACCTGCATCTTAATTAGTGCCAGACTGGGTACTGCTTACAGTAATAGAGTTGTCCTAGGGGACCAGCGAGCCATCACAGGAAGTGACACAGTGACATGGTACAGAGCTCTGCTTGCAGAAGATTAGAGTAACAGAAGATGTTGTGGAACACAGCAAAGATGTCTCAGCTCAGCCAAGGGCATGTCTGACCACGCGACCAAGTCATTTTGTGAGGTGTTCCACTGGTGCACCTCCACATGGGAAGACCTTAAGAACCTCAATATAAAGTGTCACATGCATCAgactcctcaaaaaaaaaaatcctcaattAAGTAGACTTCCTAAGttatttgcattattaaaatcCACTACTGAGCAATCAAACACTTACTACTGTGTATAAAGTAGGAGAACATAAGTGTCAAGGACTGcattttctggaaggaaaatttaGAGAGACAACCAGCAACAACCAGTCAGGGGAAAATATTCATGCTTTGGTCAAGGTGGCACTGAGCTTGTGAAAGCTGTACACAATCtatcaagcaagaaagaaccTGGGGTCTTCTACAGAATACCATGATGGCggtattaattatttttgtttattattaacTACATTTGTTAAGCAATATTCATTTCTCAGCAacttcccctccagctcccagaAGGCACATGGGTGCAGTTATTCACCATGCTGCACCTTCCTGTATGCCGTAAACAGGAGCTGGTACAAATTCCTCGACACCTGCATCATCCCCATGAAGACCTGCTGCGTCCAGGACCACTGGGGAGTCACCACTAGTGAGCTCCCTTCCCGCTTCTGCCGCAGATCCTGCCCTGGTGTCCCTGACACAGTCATCGCTTCTTGTTGCTGAAAACTGGCAAGAGGGATACGAGAAACTGAATCACAACTGTTACTGCGATTATAAATACATCCAGATGCCTCCTATTCTTTCACATCAAGTTGCACATCAAGACAGTGCCTTACTGTCACCACAGGGACAATTCTTTTATAATCTCTGGGACTACATTCGAATCAGAAATCCAGATGCAAGACATGACTTTGCATGGTTGTCCCCTGAGTGATCCAAATCTTCCAGGTTTATGCAAGCAACGTTTGAACCCTGGATGAGTATTTTGGACGTTAAGTCTAGACTAGACCCAGCCATCCCCCCGCTAGCTGCGCAATCCAAATATGCACAAGTCTCAAAGGCCTTCTGAACAAGTCCTCTTGGGAAACAGACACCTTACCTTTGGCATGGAAAGTCCACCCAGCCCTAGAGTACTCCTGCAGTTGGACCCTCTCCTGTTGGTGAAGGTAGCAGACCTCACTGTAAAATTGGTGTTCAATGTAAACATAGGCAGCAGGGATGGCACCTGCCACCCCTTTGGCACCAAAAAAACCATTCACCTCCGGTGAGGCCAGAAGAATCCGATACTCAGCCCTAGTGCCCAGAATGAGGTCCATGTAAGCTTGTGTCAGGTTGAAGTAGCCAGTGCTAAGGTATATCCTGGCATCCCTTTCAGCCTCTGTCAGCAGCGTCTCTGTCACCATCTCATCTATTTGAATCCCAAAAGGTTTCATTTGGATTAAGGGATAAATCCAGGTGTCAGGTTCTGTTTTCAGACCCCCAGATGCTTGAGAGCCTTGCTGGGATAACAAGGAGCTGCCTCGCTGGCTGCTGTGGAAAGTCTTTGCATGAAGGAGTTCTTGTCGTGTCCTGGCAGAGTTGATCACCTCCATGACTCTTCGATTTGCTATCTCACAGTAAGCCACCTTGTCTCCTGCAGGAAAACCACAGGAGATCACATCTGAGACCTAAAGGTACAGAGCTCAGAGCTACGCATCACCTATTATGTAGTGGGAAAAACTACGGACAGGACACCAATATCAGAACAAAAAGGAGCTAACACAAAGACCACACAATTTTCTTCCCTAAGtctcaaaaccagatttttttttaaggttagcAAAGCtacattgcagaagaaaaacattcagctTTAAGAAGGTTAAGAAACTTGACTAGCAGCAGCTTgaaaaatccactgaaaaatgaaaagaccaGGGCAAACCTAAAATGGTAACCAAGAATGAACTGGAACATACAAAATAAACCAGTGCCCACAGTCTAAGCTTACATCACACAGCAGTGCACAAGGCCAGGACAAAAAACTTATGATGCAATCAGCCTGACTGATAGATGCTCTTCTCTGCCCACTTCAACACTTGTTCTCAGTCTTCCTAATTCAATATTCATTCGATTCCCAGAATAGACTCAActacaaaatattaattaccCAAAAGAGCTCTACATTCATGAAACTTTCAGAATATGTACACACAGAACATCTAGAATTATAGACATCAATATCAAAAATATAAAGAACCTTTCAAGGAATACAAGTTCTTAAGGTCATGAGCAGCAGAATTATGAAGAAGCAATGAGACAGTTACAGAGGAACTTTTAGCCTTTGCACTCTCTGCCACATTAGCTGGTGATAGCCACTGTGCTAGGAACACTCTGATAGATCCAGTCTCAAAACTCTAGCAATCTTGATTTTAATAATGGATGGCACAGATATGGGACACCCCCCAGTCTGTACACAATGGTCAGACACTCAGCAATTCACAAATGGATGGAGTTGAAGTCATCCTTAAACCCCGGCTGTCACTCTCCTCCTCTGGATCGTATCATCCAACCAGAGAAGACAACTCCCTCCTACCTTGGTATGGGTGTACCATCCCCTCCATCATCTGGACTGTATCATCTCGCTGTAATTGCAGAGACACATCTCCAATCGCATCTACTAGCTCCGTGAAGAAGTCTGCAATCTCAGGAGAGTCCTGCAGGAGAACATAGCGGTCCTGACGATTGGTGAAGTACAAATCACTCAGGTTTGCGctaggagagaaaaagaaagttgagTTCCAGAACAGAGCATGGGCATATGATCCTGAACACCCCAGCCTAGGTTACAGATCTCACTCTGCATACAACCGGACTAAAGTACAAATTGGCCATTTCCTTCTGAATCTcgagaaatctttcttttttccttttgagaaaGACTCTCTCTTTCATATGAGAATCTCACGTGGAAGAGCTGTGGTTACTCTTCCATCTCAGAGGAGCATTGATACGATCACTACAGAAAGACCAGGTGCAAATAATGAAGTTCAGACAACATTGGTAGCATGCATACCTTGCCTCAAAACCTCAGCTAAATGAACCATATAAGGGCCTAGAGAGGCAGGACTCACCC from Aquila chrysaetos chrysaetos chromosome 5, bAquChr1.4, whole genome shotgun sequence carries:
- the PGS1 gene encoding CDP-diacylglycerol--glycerol-3-phosphate 3-phosphatidyltransferase, mitochondrial isoform X5 — its product is MASLYLGTGLLEQELKQKHYLRPLGKPDLGRFLMLECKFHSRVDCLEETLEKSLQAKGSSNLKVSILLDYTRGSRGRKNSRTMLIPLLQRFPEQVRVSLFHTPNLRGLLRLLIPERFNETIGLQHIKVYLFDDNVILSGANLSDLYFTNRQDRYVLLQDSPEIADFFTELVDAIGDVSLQLQRDDTVQMMEGMVHPYQGDKVAYCEIANRRVMEVINSARTRQELLHAKTFHSSQRGSSLLSQQGSQASGGLKTEPDTWIYPLIQMKPFGIQIDEMVTETLLTEAERDARIYLSTGYFNLTQAYMDLILGTRAEYRILLASPEVNGFFGAKGVAGAIPAAYVYIEHQFYSEVCYLHQQERVQLQEYSRAGWTFHAKGLWLYLAGSDLPCLTLIGSPNFGYRSVHRDLEAQVAIVTENKALQQQLHQEQEQLYLCSGVVSSSTFEQPNRYVKLWVKLVTPLIKNFF